GCCAAGAAACAGGGGGGTAAAGATAATATTACCGCGATTTTGGGGTATGTGACCGATTGAACCCTCCCAGGGAGCGGATCGGAGCCATCGGGGGGCAGATTCGGAAGTGTCGGGGAAGTCGATCCCGGATGTTTCCGGAAGATGGAGGAGACCATGAGAGAACAGACACGACTGGCAATCATGTTTGCCGATATTGCCGGATCCACCCAGATCTACGAGAAGCTGGGGGATGCCAAGGCCCGTGAGATCACCTCGCGTTGCATCGAGGTGCTGTCGGAGACGACGGAGCGTTACGGGGGGCGGGTGATCAAGACCATCGGCGACGAGGTGATGTGTACTTTTCCCGATGCCAGCGAAGCCGCTCGCGGCGCCATCGACATGCAGGAGCAGGTGTCGGAACTGGGCACCGAGCTGGGCTACGCCCTGAAGATCCGGGTGGGTTTCCACTTCGGCGAAGTCATTCAGGAGATCGAACGCCGCAAGGTGGATGTTTTCGGCGACGCGGTCAATCTGGCGGCGCGCATGGCGGCCCAGGCCAAAGGGGACCAGATCATGACCACCGGAGAAACGGTGGAAATGCTGGCCGGCGATCTTCAGGAAAATACCCGCTTCATCATCTCCACCACCGTGAAGGGCAAGACCAAACCGGTGGAGATCTTCGAATTGACCTGGGGCGAAAAAGAGGAGCTGACCATCATGGGCGGCTTCGGCACGGCGGCTACGCCGGCGGCCCCTCAGGCCAAACTGACCGTCTCCTTCGAGAATCAAAGCACCGATGTCACCGAGGACAAACCCTCCATCACCCTGGGAAGGGCCAATACCAATCATCTGTGTGTGCCCAGCCCCATGTCTTCGCGGGTGCATGCCAAGATCGAACACCGGCGCGGCAGCTTCTTCGTCGTGGATCAGAGTACCAACGGTACCTATCTGATGACGGAAGAGGGTGAGGAGATCTTCGTACATCGGGACGAACGGCGTCTGGTGGGGGAAGGTCACATCGGCCTGGGTCAGAAAACCGGTCCCAAGGATCCCATGGCCATTCGCTACGTTCTCAAGGCGTGAGGGGGAAAAGAAGATTTTGGCGAGGGAGTTGCAAAACTCCCTCAGCCAAGTTGGGGGATATTTTAATTCTTTAGACTTTTAATATGTTATCTTTTAAGTATCAAAAAAAGGAAATGTTCTATCTTTTGACTTTGTCCTTAAGCGGCTTTCCCCTGGGAGAGGGGTGCTGAACAGATACGAAAAGTCAAAAGACGGAACATTTCCTTTTTTTGATACTTAAAAGACAACACATTGAAAGTCAAAAGATTTAATCAGGCTTCGCCCTCTTCCCCCTCGTCGCCGCCACCCCTGGAATAGGCGATCACCCGGTTGCGTCCCCCTTCCTTGGCCTGATAAAGGGCACTGTCGGCGTGCTTGGCCACTTCCCAGATGCTCTCGCCATTCTGGGGAAAACGGGCCAGCCCGATGGAGAGGGTCTTGCGCAATACCCCTCCCGAGATGGGAATCTTCAGTTTTTCCACCGCCAGACGGATCTTCTCAGCCATGCGCGGTCCGAAGAAGCCCTCCGTCTCCTGCAGAATGACCATGAACTCCTCACCACCGTAACGAATGACCAGATCCGAAGAGCGAATCTGATCGGCAATGGCCTTGGACACGGTTTTGAGAACGATGTCGCCCGCTTCGTGGCCAAAGGTGTCGTTGACCTGTTTGAAATGGTCGATATCCAGCATCAGAATGGTCAGTTGCGAACGGTTGCGCTTGGTGCTGGCCACCAGGGTATCGACGTACTCCTCCAGGAAGCGTCGGTTGTGCAGACCGGTCATGGGATCCCGCAAGGCCGATTCCCGCAGGGTGTCCATGAGACGGCGGGCTTCGACCACCGAGGCGGACTCCCTCAGATAGACCTGAACGAAGGGCAGCATGCGTTGCATCAGACTGGCATGAGAGGCCTCGATGAGAAGCTGCACCACGTTGCCCACCGCGCCGGAGTGGATGACGGGGATGCAAATATGCACCAGATTGAGATCGAGCGGGTTGCGGAACTGGTTGCAGAGATGCGGATGTCCCGTGGAATCGATCATGTGCCCGGTACGCTGCGCCCGACACAAATCGGCCTGGAAGAGAATCTCCGGCTGGCACCAGCCACAGGGGGCATCCATCTGCCCGTCCACGACCATGGCCTTCATATGGTTGTGGGAGGCGGCCACTTCGTAAAGGGTGAACCGCTTGATGCCGAACTGATCGGTGAGGATGCGGGAGAGGCGGGAGTAAACCTCCAGCTTGTTGTGATCCTCCTCGATGGATTGTTTGAACTGGGAAACCTCGACCAGAATATCGACGATGTCCGTGGTGACGGAGAGCAGATTGGTATTTCCCTCCACCTTGTATTGCATCAGCTTGGCAACGTCTTGGGAAATGGTGCCGAGACTCTTCTGTAAATGCCCCATCAGGGTGTTGAGATCCTGGGCAATCTGCCCCACCTCGTCGTGACCGCTGTATTCGATGCGTCCGGAGAAGTCCCCGTCGCGCGCCCTGGCCACAACACCCTGCACCCCCTGGGCGGTGGTGACCACGGCGTGGATCTGGCTGCGAAAGAGCCAGGTGAAGAAGATGGCGAAAAAGGCCACGACCCCCGTCATGGCCAGCATGGTCAACAAGGCCTTGGATTGAATCTGGGCCAGGGAAAGCTTGATGGTGATGGCGCCCAACACCGTGCGGTTGGCCACCTGATGGCAGGCCAGACAATTGGGCGTGCCCCGGTTGGAGGCGACGAAGGGAACCGTGCCCCGGAACACCGGCGCATCGAACTCATTGGAAAGGGAGAAGGAGGCCTCTCCGGAAAAAAGCACCTCCTGCTCGACATCGTCGATCTTCTGTTCGGCATCCAGACCCGGACCGAACTGGCGAATGACCTCGGGACCCCGCACCACCCGTGCCTGCAGCAGGCCTTCCACTTCCGCGAGGCGGATGAGAAAGTTTTCCCGATTCTGAATGACGCCGTTGATCATGGATTCGGTCAGACTGACCCGTACCACCTCCGCCAGGGAACGGACCTGCTCCTGGGCGGTGGCGATGGAAAACTGGCGGAAGGAGAAGAGGCTGACGGAGATCAACACCACCATCAAGGCCCCGGAGAGGCCCAGAATCAGCAGAGTTGTCTTGGTCTTGAGGCCGATGTGTTTCAGTTTGGCAAGCAGGAAACGGGTTTCCGACACGAGCAGTGCCTCGCGAGGCAGAAGGGTTATCCATCGGGACTGGTGTAACACGGTGCGTCGCGAAAATCAAACGGCAAACCCATGTTTCAATCAGGGATTTGTCCACAGTTGCAGCATACGTTCGGCCTCCATGGCATGCAGACGTTCGACCAACTGGCCGTCGACGACGCAGATCTCTCCACCGTTTTCGCGAGCATTCCGCCATGATGAGAGTATCCTCCTCGCCTTTTCAAGGAATTCTTCGGGGGGGCGGAAGGTTTGATTGGCGGGTTCGATCTGGGAAGGGTGAATGAGGGTTTTGCCATCGAACCCCAGCTCCACTCCTTCCTGACACTCCCGAAGAAAACCTACTGCATCGTCGAGGTAAAGCCAAACGCCATCGAGAATGCGACGCTCTTCCGCCCTGGCGGCCAGAATGGTTTGTTGCAGGGCCAGGCGCAGCCCGTCGCGGTTTTTGTTCGAGGGCAGATGCAAGTCGCGACGCAGATCGGAGGTGCCCATGACCAGACAGCTCACTCCGGGATGAGCGGCGATTTCGTGGGCGCGGAGAACCCCTTTGGGGGACTCGATCATGGGCCAGAGGGGCAGGGAGGGGTCGATGGCGGCGGAAAGACGCTCCAGTTCGGCGGCCGATTCGACTTTGGGAATGACCAGGGCATCGGGTCCGCCGGGGAGAACGGCCTCCAGATCCGCCTGCCAGAGGGCGGAGCGCAGGTCATTGATGCGCACCATCCATTGCTGGGAAGTCTTGCGGGGCGATTGCAGAAGATGGTGAATCTGCTGGCGACCCAGCGGTTTGGCCTCGGGGGCGACGGCATCCTCCAGATCCAGAATGAGGGCGTCGGCGGGCAGACGTTGCGCCTTGTCCAGCAGCTTCGCGTTGGAGCCGGGTACGTACAGAACGGAACGGATGGGGCGCATGTCAAACTCCTGCAGGTGGCTTGACCACGGGAGGCGGCTGGTCAAAGATGAAGGTGCATCCCATTGACTCATTCAGGGAGGAAATTATGCCACGCCAGAGATCGTCGGGGAAGTTGACTTTGCATCAACAGGCGCGCATTGCCGGGGCGAGGCAGGAGCGGACCGCGCGACGTCGCGGCGCGGTTGTGGTGGAAGAAGAGGGGAATTGGGGCGCCGAGGAGGATGGGCTGGTGGTGGCCCATTACGGGTACAACGTGGCGGTCAAAGGCGCCGACGGGGTGGAATGCCGCGCCGCCGTGCGCGAGACCCTCTCCGAGGATCCGGTTTGTGGCGATAAGGTGCGCTGGCGTCGCAACGAGCGGGGTGAGGGCATCATCGAAGCCCTGGAGCCCCGCCACGGGGTTCTGGTGCGCCCGACCTTCCGGGGGGCGCGTCAGGTATTGGCCGCCAACGTGGACCAGATGGTGATCACCGTGGCCGCCTACCATCCCAATACCGGATTGATCGACCGCTATCTGGTGGCGGCGGAAGTGGCGGGTATCGTGCCGATCATCGTGGTCAACAAGATGGATCTGGTGGAGGCGGAAGAGGATCTGAACTTCTTCCTGGCCCCCTATCCGGAGATGGGCTACCTGGTGATCAAGGTCTCCGCCGTGGCGGGCAAGGGATTGAAGTCCCTTGGGAAATGCCTGCAGGATCGGGTTTCGGTGGTGGTGGGTCATTCGGGGGTGGGTAAATCCTCCCTGATCGCCCGGTGGGTGCCGGACGAAACCCTCTCCGTCCGAACGGTGAATCGTACCACCGGAAAAGGTCGGCACACCACCGCGGTGGCGCGGCTCTACCCCTTGGAAGGGGGCGGGGCGCTCATCGACTCGCCGGGCATTCGCGCCTTCGGGTTGTCGGGAGTGGCCGCGGCGGATATTCCCCGCTATTTCCGGGACATCGCCCCCTATCTGGACCAGTGCCGCTTCAGCGACTGCCGCCATCGGGAGGAGCCAGGCTGCCAGGTGAAAAAGGCGGTCAAGAAGGGCAAGATCGATGCGTTGCGGTTGGAAAGCCTGCATCGCATGGTGGACAGCCTGGACGAGGTGTAGCGGGTTTGCGGTAAGTTGTCTTCCGATTGCAGTTAATATGAGTATCCTGTAGGATGAACGAGATAGGGGTGGCTCCGCTCTCGGGAGGGAAGAAGATGTCCGAATCCGTGACTTTCGATGATGTGTGGAAAATGTTCCAGGAGATGGTGCGCGAGAATCGCGAGCGCAGTGCCGAGTGGGAGCGGCAGACCCAGGAGACGAGCCGGAAGAACCAGGAGACGGACGATAAAATGGAGGAGACGGCGCACCAGATGAAAGAGACGGAGCGTCAGATGAAAGAGACGGACCGTCAGATGAAAGAGACGGAGCGTCAGATGAAAGAGACGGACCGCAAAATGGAGGAGACGGATCGCAAGCTCAAGGAAAACACTCGTGTGGGGGACAACCTGACGGGAAAGTGGGGTTGGTTTCTGGAGTGGCTGGTAGCTCCCGCCTGCGAGCGGGTTTTCGCCGAGCGGGGTGTTCCGGTGCATGAGGTACACCAGCGGGTGCGCAAGCGCACCACGGATGGCCGGACTTTGGAAGTGGATATCCTGGTGGTCAACGAGAATACCGTGGTTCTGGTGGAGGTCAAGAGTTCCCTGGGGGTGCCCGACGTGAGGCGCCACCTGAAGCGTTTGGCCCGGTTCAAGGAGTTTTTTCCCCGTTATGGCGATTGCCGGGTCATGGGAGCGGTAATCGGCATCGATACGGAGGAACGTGCCGAAGAGTTCGCCCGCAACGAGGGTCTGTTTGTCCTGACCCACTCGGGGGAAGATATACGGATCGCCAATCCGGCGGGCTTCGTGCCACGGGTGTGGTGAGTGTTACCAGTGAGGGCGTTGCAATACACCCGCCGCCAAGCGGAAATGCTGTAATTTCTTGAACTTTTTATATGTTATCTTCCGAGCAGTAGGAAATTTTATATCATCTTGCTTTCTGTTTTTGCATTTTTATTGAACATCCAGAACCTGTGTATCGCTGTATGGCTATTGTATCGTGCTGTTTATCATAAACACAAAACATCGCCCCGTTTCATCTGCTGTAGTAATCGGAAGGCGCCCGTCTGCCAGGTGAAAAGGCGGGCCAGTAAGGCAGGATCGAGCCCCGGCGGACGGAGAGCCGGCTTGGTGGCTGGTTTGGAATCCTGACAAGGAGAGGGAGGGAAATGCCACAGTTATCGAAAATAAACATCCGGGGATTCCGTCGGCTGCGCGATGTCTCTATCGACATGCGTTCTTTGATGGTCATGATTGGCGGCAACGGTGTGGGCAAGACCTCGATGTTGGATGCCTTGTCACTGCTTTCGGCATCGGCATCCGGGACCATGAACAAAACCTTGAGTGATCTGGGCGGAATTGCCGATGTCGCTACCTCGGGCTACCCCGAGGGCATTGGCTTCGAAGCGGCCATGGATATTCCGGGACAGTGTCCGCTGGAATATCGCCTGCATTTGGAGGTAAAGGGCTATACCTACCAGATTGCTGAAGAAGGGCTTGTTCAGGAAAGAGGCAGAAAAGAACCCTTTAAATATCTTGAAGCCTTTAGAGACAATATTTGTTATTTTCCAGCGAACAATGAGAAGCTTGTAAGGCCGGATTGGAAATATAATAATCTTGAGTCGGCGCTTTCGCAAATCCCTAAAATGTTCAGGGAGCCGGAAGCGTTTCGAAACGTACTGGGTTCCGCTACCAAGTACCATGTTCTCGATGTGGCAAAAAATTCCCCCATCCGGCTGCCGCAACAGATGCGACCGTCCGGACTTCCCGGCTCCAATGGCGAGGAACTGATTTCTTTTCTGTATACCCTGAAAGAGACCGACCCGGACCGATATGAGCAGATCGAAGATACCTTGCGAGCCGCTTTCCCCCGGTTTGAGATGCTGAAATTTCCTCCGGCCGCAGCGGGCATGCTCTCCTTGACCTGGAAGGAGACCTCTTTCAGAAATCCGGTTTATATACACCAACTTTCGGAAGGCACTCTTCGTTTTCTCTGGTTGATCTCCTTGTTGCAAAGCCCCGTTCTGCCAACCATCACCCTCATCGATGAACCCGAAGTCAGCCTGCATCCCGAATTGTTGAGCCTTTTGGCGGATCTCTTGCGGGAAGCATCCAAAAGGACCCAGATAGTTGTTGCCACTCATTCCGATCGTCTTATTCGTTTTCTGAAACCGGAGGAGGTCCTGGTTCTGGATGGCGACGAAGAAGGTCATACTCAGGTGACCTGGGGAGATGCCCTGGACCTGAAGGAGTGGCTCCAGGATGTCATGACGCCTCGGAGTGGGATCCTTGACCATTAATCGCACGGAATGACCATGACCGACACGACCGCTTCCCCGGATGCCCCCCGCTGGGATCTCTCCTCCATCTACACGGGAGTCGACGACCCCGAACTCGACGCCGATCTGGCCCGGTTGACGGATCAGTACCGGGCCTTTTCCAGTGCCTTCCAGGGGCGGCTCGAAACCCGTCTGGGGGAGGCGTTGCCGGCCTGGGAGGGGATTCAGCAACGACTGAACCGGGTCTTTCTCTATCTGCATCTGCGGCATGCCGCAGATCTCGAAGACGAGGCGGTCAAAAACCGGTTGCACGAGGCCAATACCCGGGTGGATGCCCTCGGGGGCGAACACGCCACCTTTTTCCCCATCGAAATCGCCGCCTTGCCGGAAGCGGTGTGCGAAACCCTGATGGCCACGGATCCCCAGTGTCGGCGCCTGCGCGCCTGGATCGGGGAGGTTCGCCGCCAG
The window above is part of the Magnetococcales bacterium genome. Proteins encoded here:
- a CDS encoding adenylate/guanylate cyclase domain-containing protein yields the protein MREQTRLAIMFADIAGSTQIYEKLGDAKAREITSRCIEVLSETTERYGGRVIKTIGDEVMCTFPDASEAARGAIDMQEQVSELGTELGYALKIRVGFHFGEVIQEIERRKVDVFGDAVNLAARMAAQAKGDQIMTTGETVEMLAGDLQENTRFIISTTVKGKTKPVEIFELTWGEKEELTIMGGFGTAATPAAPQAKLTVSFENQSTDVTEDKPSITLGRANTNHLCVPSPMSSRVHAKIEHRRGSFFVVDQSTNGTYLMTEEGEEIFVHRDERRLVGEGHIGLGQKTGPKDPMAIRYVLKA
- a CDS encoding diguanylate cyclase, with protein sequence MSETRFLLAKLKHIGLKTKTTLLILGLSGALMVVLISVSLFSFRQFSIATAQEQVRSLAEVVRVSLTESMINGVIQNRENFLIRLAEVEGLLQARVVRGPEVIRQFGPGLDAEQKIDDVEQEVLFSGEASFSLSNEFDAPVFRGTVPFVASNRGTPNCLACHQVANRTVLGAITIKLSLAQIQSKALLTMLAMTGVVAFFAIFFTWLFRSQIHAVVTTAQGVQGVVARARDGDFSGRIEYSGHDEVGQIAQDLNTLMGHLQKSLGTISQDVAKLMQYKVEGNTNLLSVTTDIVDILVEVSQFKQSIEEDHNKLEVYSRLSRILTDQFGIKRFTLYEVAASHNHMKAMVVDGQMDAPCGWCQPEILFQADLCRAQRTGHMIDSTGHPHLCNQFRNPLDLNLVHICIPVIHSGAVGNVVQLLIEASHASLMQRMLPFVQVYLRESASVVEARRLMDTLRESALRDPMTGLHNRRFLEEYVDTLVASTKRNRSQLTILMLDIDHFKQVNDTFGHEAGDIVLKTVSKAIADQIRSSDLVIRYGGEEFMVILQETEGFFGPRMAEKIRLAVEKLKIPISGGVLRKTLSIGLARFPQNGESIWEVAKHADSALYQAKEGGRNRVIAYSRGGGDEGEEGEA
- a CDS encoding CoA ester lyase; this encodes MRPIRSVLYVPGSNAKLLDKAQRLPADALILDLEDAVAPEAKPLGRQQIHHLLQSPRKTSQQWMVRINDLRSALWQADLEAVLPGGPDALVIPKVESAAELERLSAAIDPSLPLWPMIESPKGVLRAHEIAAHPGVSCLVMGTSDLRRDLHLPSNKNRDGLRLALQQTILAARAEERRILDGVWLYLDDAVGFLRECQEGVELGFDGKTLIHPSQIEPANQTFRPPEEFLEKARRILSSWRNARENGGEICVVDGQLVERLHAMEAERMLQLWTNP
- the rsgA gene encoding ribosome small subunit-dependent GTPase A yields the protein MPRQRSSGKLTLHQQARIAGARQERTARRRGAVVVEEEGNWGAEEDGLVVAHYGYNVAVKGADGVECRAAVRETLSEDPVCGDKVRWRRNERGEGIIEALEPRHGVLVRPTFRGARQVLAANVDQMVITVAAYHPNTGLIDRYLVAAEVAGIVPIIVVNKMDLVEAEEDLNFFLAPYPEMGYLVIKVSAVAGKGLKSLGKCLQDRVSVVVGHSGVGKSSLIARWVPDETLSVRTVNRTTGKGRHTTAVARLYPLEGGGALIDSPGIRAFGLSGVAAADIPRYFRDIAPYLDQCRFSDCRHREEPGCQVKKAVKKGKIDALRLESLHRMVDSLDEV
- a CDS encoding DUF3782 domain-containing protein; protein product: MEETAHQMKETERQMKETDRQMKETERQMKETDRKMEETDRKLKENTRVGDNLTGKWGWFLEWLVAPACERVFAERGVPVHEVHQRVRKRTTDGRTLEVDILVVNENTVVLVEVKSSLGVPDVRRHLKRLARFKEFFPRYGDCRVMGAVIGIDTEERAEEFARNEGLFVLTHSGEDIRIANPAGFVPRVW
- a CDS encoding AAA family ATPase yields the protein MPQLSKINIRGFRRLRDVSIDMRSLMVMIGGNGVGKTSMLDALSLLSASASGTMNKTLSDLGGIADVATSGYPEGIGFEAAMDIPGQCPLEYRLHLEVKGYTYQIAEEGLVQERGRKEPFKYLEAFRDNICYFPANNEKLVRPDWKYNNLESALSQIPKMFREPEAFRNVLGSATKYHVLDVAKNSPIRLPQQMRPSGLPGSNGEELISFLYTLKETDPDRYEQIEDTLRAAFPRFEMLKFPPAAAGMLSLTWKETSFRNPVYIHQLSEGTLRFLWLISLLQSPVLPTITLIDEPEVSLHPELLSLLADLLREASKRTQIVVATHSDRLIRFLKPEEVLVLDGDEEGHTQVTWGDALDLKEWLQDVMTPRSGILDH